The proteins below come from a single Pleuronectes platessa chromosome 1, fPlePla1.1, whole genome shotgun sequence genomic window:
- the mthfs gene encoding 5,10-methenyltetrahydrofolate synthetase (5-formyltetrahydrofolate cyclo-ligase), which translates to MAALRAAKQALRKAIKTRVAALSDEEKRRQSLVVSQKLFRHPKYVSCKRIAVFLSMHDEVLTEEIIKDAFKLGKSCFIPRYERSCSHMDMLQLTSLQDMETLPLTSWNIRQPAEDDNSREEALAAGGLDLILMPGLGFDQMGKRLGRGKGYYDTYLERCIRYSQVKPYTIALAFKEQLCQEIPVDDNDVLIDEVLYEDYE; encoded by the exons ATGGCGGCCCTGCGAGCAGCGAAGCAGGCGCTGAGGAAAGCGATCAAGACACGGGTAGCAGCGCTGAGTGACGAGGAGAAACGAAGACAGTCCCTGGTGGTTTCACAGAAG cTTTTCCGACACCCCAAATATGTGTCCTGCAAGAGGATTGCAGTGTTTCTCAGCATGCATGATGAAGTGCTCACAGAGGAAATCATCAAAGACGCGTTCAAATTGGGAAAAAGCTGCTTCATCCCCAGAtatgagaggagctgcagccatATGGACATGTTGCAGCTCACCAGTCTGCAGGACATGGAAACGCTGCCCCTGACCTCCTGGAACATCCGACAGCCTGCTGAAGATGAcaacagcagagaggaagcacTGGCTGCAG GAGGTCTGGACCTAATCTTGATGCCAGGCCTGGGTTTTGACCAAATGGGGAAGCGTCTGGGACGAGGGAAGGGGTACTACGACACCTACTTGGAACGCTGCATCAGATACTCTCAAGTAAAACCCTACACCATTGCCTTGGCCTTCAAAGAGCAGCTGTGCCAGGAAATCCCTGTTGATGACAACGATGTGCTCATTGATGAAGTTCTGTATGAGGATTATGAGTAA